From one Catellatospora sp. IY07-71 genomic stretch:
- a CDS encoding non-ribosomal peptide synthetase/MFS transporter translates to MTVTDTQRSLLKSRLAQARRTVAAPAGIPAGDPDQPAPLSRAQARLWFLHQLEPDSPAYHVPAAVRLRGPLDTEALIAAVRELAARHHVLRTTFAEHDGEPLAVLGDADRVPVAVVDADPARLTELLLACRDRLFRLDREPPLRAEIFRLAPDEHVLLLVVHHIACDAWSLDLMLGELGELYTARVADGPAPAAPPLQYADFARWQAARPAPESDLDWWAGQLSGLEPVLDLPVDRPRPALADWSAGQIPVELPAALAERIGALAAASAATPFMVLLAAWQATLARVCGTEDVAVGVPHAGRHHPGVERMVGCFIGTLVLRGDLSGDPTGRELLIRVRERALDAFGHAETPFERIVDRLQPERYLATTPIFQVLLNVLDTPAAPPSLPGAAELELPIRTTKYDLNLALSRTDGGYRGGLLYRADLFDEVTARRLAGWFRTLLDGLVADPDRPVGELPLEAAQVGGPDGPCAEYALDQPLHALITGHAVTSPRAVAVVAADGTLDYAELDRRASVVAGRLLAAGMRPEEPVAVLTERGVSLPIAMLGVLRAGGVYLPVDPGYPDGRLSGILDTAGARFVLTEAEHAGRVPGRQALVVAELTGEPAATVTVSPDRLAYLIFTSGSTGQPKGVAVEHRHITHYLNAVRDRIGRPGSYALVSTHAADLGLTNLLGALTTGATAYLVDRETATDPGAFAAYLAAHPVDAVKMVPSHLELLAAHGDLAALLPRRLLVLAGEPVPWELVERVERARPDLDVQVHYGPTETTVSVLGCRTADIPAAQRHGIVPIGLPFANVRCRVTDPAGREVPAGVPGELRLGGPSVARGYLGLADGRFDGGWYRSGDRVRVNAAGLVEILGRVDDQVKIRGFRVELTEVATALREVAGVGEAVVLPVGQAHTRRLAAWITPASADPVLVRAALRDRLPDYMVPAAITPLAALPLTANGKVDRAALPEPAPPAAAGGTPPSTPMEQRVAAAWAQVLECGEVGVDDDFFALGGDSFKAVRAVRAIDPQLRVIDLFTRPTVRELAAHLDGGARPGGLLHRLAGPATATLTVVCVPYGGGSAAAYGPFATELAQRLPDTAVLAVELPGHDPARPDEPQLPLPDLIDRIAAELPAGPVLVYGHCVGSAAATELALRLEADGREVAGLVVGGSFPAARLPGRLSAWLHRRFPATWWTSDRAYRDFLRSLGGLDDDEGLDADVILRGLRHDVDQAQSWFTHELTRPDRRRLRAPVLCAIGARDRSTELYEERYAEWGAFADRVELAVVPRAGHYFLKHQASWLAERVAAAIAGWRAGKLPPPLAADSVTGGAARRDLREFYLMAAGQSISLIGAALSSFALGVWAYQQSGRVADYALVTMLALLPAILLLPLGGAVADRVDRRRVMLACNGMGALVMSTMVALLAVDRLSIAGVGVLVGLLSAVTAFHRPAYLAAVAQLVPKPYLGQANALANLGPGIGQLIAPLAGGALITALGLPGVVVVDVLSLLAGFATLLAVRLPDRLFRRQEETFTRAIAGGWRFLVRRRPFLIMIGFFVVENYLAMLALAVTVPTVYAFSDATGVSVVTACSGLGAGLGALAMVLWGGSQRRALGMVGFVSGVGLGALLVGLRPSLAVAAAGSLVWYASLTVLNAHWLALIQVKVGLDLQGRVLATNQMLAVAMTPLAFLTAPPLAEAVQPLLMPGGALATTVGRVVGVGDGRGNALILIACGLALAIWGLLGLAYRPLRRMEDDLPDAVTGAEIADSLDEVQAAADRLAAASAR, encoded by the coding sequence GTGACGGTCACCGACACCCAGCGCAGCCTGCTGAAGTCGCGCCTGGCCCAGGCCCGGCGCACGGTCGCGGCCCCGGCGGGCATCCCCGCCGGTGACCCGGACCAGCCCGCCCCGCTGTCGCGGGCGCAGGCCCGGCTGTGGTTCCTGCACCAGCTGGAGCCGGACAGCCCCGCCTACCACGTGCCCGCGGCGGTGCGGCTGCGCGGCCCGCTGGACACCGAGGCGCTGATCGCGGCGGTACGCGAGCTCGCCGCCCGGCACCACGTGCTGCGTACGACCTTCGCCGAGCACGACGGCGAGCCGCTGGCGGTGCTCGGCGACGCCGACCGGGTGCCGGTCGCGGTCGTCGACGCCGACCCGGCCCGGCTGACCGAACTGCTGCTGGCCTGCCGGGACCGGCTGTTCCGGCTGGACCGGGAGCCGCCGCTGCGGGCCGAGATCTTCCGCCTGGCCCCCGACGAGCACGTGCTGCTGCTGGTCGTGCACCACATCGCCTGCGACGCGTGGTCGCTGGACCTGATGCTGGGCGAGCTGGGCGAGCTGTACACCGCCCGGGTCGCCGACGGCCCGGCACCGGCGGCGCCGCCGCTGCAGTACGCCGACTTCGCCCGCTGGCAGGCCGCCCGCCCCGCGCCGGAGTCCGACCTGGACTGGTGGGCCGGGCAGCTGTCCGGCCTGGAGCCGGTGCTGGACCTGCCGGTGGACCGGCCCCGGCCCGCGCTCGCCGACTGGTCGGCCGGGCAGATCCCGGTGGAGCTGCCCGCCGCGCTCGCCGAGCGCATCGGCGCGCTGGCCGCGGCGAGCGCGGCGACGCCGTTCATGGTGCTGCTGGCGGCCTGGCAGGCGACGCTGGCCCGGGTGTGCGGCACCGAGGACGTCGCAGTGGGGGTGCCGCACGCGGGCCGCCACCACCCCGGCGTGGAGCGGATGGTCGGCTGTTTCATCGGCACGCTGGTGCTGCGCGGCGACCTGTCCGGCGACCCGACCGGCCGTGAGCTGCTGATCCGGGTACGCGAGCGGGCGCTGGACGCGTTCGGGCATGCCGAGACGCCGTTCGAGCGCATCGTGGACCGGCTCCAGCCGGAGCGTTACCTGGCCACCACGCCGATCTTCCAGGTGCTGCTGAACGTGCTGGACACCCCGGCCGCGCCGCCGAGCCTGCCCGGCGCGGCCGAGCTGGAGCTGCCGATCCGCACCACCAAGTACGACCTGAACCTGGCGCTGTCCAGGACGGACGGCGGCTACCGGGGCGGCCTGCTCTACCGCGCCGACCTGTTCGACGAGGTCACCGCCCGGCGGCTGGCCGGCTGGTTCCGCACGCTGCTGGACGGGCTGGTCGCCGACCCGGACCGGCCGGTCGGCGAGCTGCCGCTGGAGGCGGCCCAGGTGGGCGGCCCGGACGGCCCGTGTGCCGAGTACGCGCTGGACCAGCCGCTGCACGCGCTGATCACCGGGCACGCCGTCACCAGCCCGCGTGCGGTGGCGGTGGTCGCCGCCGACGGGACGCTGGACTACGCCGAGCTGGACCGGCGCGCCTCGGTCGTCGCCGGGCGGCTGCTGGCGGCCGGGATGCGGCCGGAGGAGCCGGTCGCGGTGCTCACCGAACGCGGCGTCAGCCTGCCGATCGCGATGCTGGGCGTGCTCCGGGCGGGCGGCGTCTACCTGCCCGTGGACCCGGGCTACCCCGACGGGCGGCTGTCGGGCATCCTCGACACGGCCGGGGCCCGGTTCGTGCTGACCGAGGCCGAGCACGCCGGGCGGGTCCCGGGCCGCCAGGCCCTGGTGGTAGCCGAGCTGACCGGCGAACCCGCCGCGACCGTCACGGTGTCGCCCGACCGGCTCGCCTACCTGATCTTCACCTCGGGTTCGACCGGGCAGCCGAAGGGCGTCGCCGTCGAGCACCGGCACATCACCCACTACCTGAACGCGGTCCGGGACCGGATCGGGCGGCCGGGCTCGTACGCCCTGGTGTCCACGCACGCCGCCGACCTGGGCCTGACGAACCTGCTCGGCGCGCTCACCACCGGCGCGACGGCGTACCTGGTGGACCGGGAGACCGCCACCGACCCGGGCGCGTTCGCGGCGTACCTGGCCGCGCACCCGGTCGACGCGGTCAAGATGGTGCCCAGCCACCTGGAGCTGCTGGCCGCGCACGGCGACCTCGCCGCGCTGCTCCCCCGGCGGCTGCTGGTCCTGGCCGGCGAGCCGGTCCCGTGGGAGCTGGTGGAGCGGGTCGAGCGGGCCCGGCCGGACCTGGACGTCCAGGTCCACTACGGACCGACGGAGACCACCGTGTCGGTGCTCGGCTGCCGCACCGCCGACATCCCGGCTGCTCAGCGGCACGGCATCGTGCCGATCGGGCTGCCCTTCGCGAACGTGCGCTGCCGGGTGACCGACCCGGCCGGGCGCGAGGTGCCCGCCGGGGTGCCCGGCGAACTGCGCCTGGGCGGCCCGAGCGTGGCGCGCGGCTACCTGGGGCTTGCCGACGGCCGCTTCGACGGCGGCTGGTACCGCTCCGGCGACCGGGTGCGGGTGAACGCGGCCGGGCTGGTCGAGATCCTGGGCCGGGTCGACGACCAGGTGAAGATCCGCGGCTTCCGGGTGGAACTCACCGAGGTCGCCACCGCGCTGCGGGAGGTGGCCGGGGTGGGCGAGGCCGTGGTGCTGCCGGTCGGGCAGGCGCACACCCGGCGGCTGGCCGCGTGGATCACGCCCGCGAGCGCCGATCCGGTGCTGGTCCGGGCCGCGCTGCGGGACCGGCTGCCCGACTACATGGTCCCGGCCGCGATCACGCCCCTGGCAGCGCTGCCGCTGACCGCCAACGGCAAGGTGGACCGGGCCGCGCTGCCCGAGCCCGCACCGCCCGCGGCGGCCGGCGGGACACCGCCGTCGACGCCGATGGAGCAGCGGGTCGCCGCCGCCTGGGCGCAGGTGCTGGAGTGCGGCGAGGTCGGCGTGGACGACGACTTCTTCGCCCTCGGCGGGGACTCGTTCAAGGCCGTCCGGGCGGTGCGCGCCATCGACCCGCAGCTGCGCGTGATCGACCTGTTCACCCGCCCCACGGTGCGCGAGCTGGCGGCGCACCTGGACGGCGGCGCCCGCCCCGGCGGGCTGCTGCACCGGCTGGCCGGTCCGGCCACGGCCACGCTGACCGTGGTGTGCGTGCCGTACGGCGGCGGCTCGGCGGCCGCGTACGGTCCCTTCGCGACGGAGCTGGCGCAACGGCTGCCGGACACGGCCGTGCTGGCCGTCGAGCTGCCCGGCCACGACCCGGCCCGCCCGGACGAGCCGCAGCTCCCGCTGCCCGACCTGATCGACCGGATCGCCGCCGAGCTGCCCGCGGGTCCCGTGCTCGTCTACGGGCACTGCGTCGGCTCGGCCGCGGCCACCGAACTCGCACTGCGTCTGGAAGCGGACGGCCGCGAGGTCGCCGGGCTGGTCGTCGGCGGCAGCTTCCCCGCGGCCCGGCTGCCCGGACGCCTGTCGGCCTGGCTGCACCGGCGCTTCCCGGCGACCTGGTGGACGTCGGACCGGGCGTACCGGGACTTCCTGCGTTCGCTGGGCGGCCTGGACGACGACGAGGGGCTCGACGCGGACGTCATCCTGCGCGGCCTGCGCCACGACGTGGACCAGGCGCAGTCCTGGTTCACGCACGAGCTGACCCGGCCCGACCGGCGGCGGCTGCGGGCCCCGGTGCTCTGCGCGATCGGCGCCCGCGACCGCTCCACCGAACTCTACGAGGAGCGCTACGCCGAGTGGGGCGCGTTCGCCGACCGGGTCGAGCTGGCCGTGGTGCCCCGCGCGGGCCACTACTTCCTCAAGCACCAGGCGTCGTGGCTGGCCGAACGGGTCGCCGCCGCGATCGCGGGCTGGCGCGCGGGCAAGCTGCCACCTCCGCTGGCCGCGGACTCGGTGACCGGCGGCGCGGCCCGCCGCGACCTGCGCGAGTTCTACCTGATGGCGGCCGGGCAGTCGATCTCGCTGATCGGGGCGGCGCTCAGCTCGTTCGCGCTGGGCGTGTGGGCGTATCAGCAGAGTGGCCGGGTGGCCGACTACGCACTGGTCACCATGCTCGCCCTGCTTCCCGCGATCCTGCTGCTGCCGCTGGGCGGCGCGGTCGCCGACCGGGTGGACCGGCGGCGCGTCATGCTGGCCTGCAACGGGATGGGCGCGCTGGTCATGTCCACGATGGTCGCGCTGCTGGCCGTCGACCGGCTCAGCATCGCCGGGGTCGGAGTGCTGGTCGGGCTGCTGTCGGCGGTGACCGCGTTCCACCGGCCGGCGTACCTGGCGGCGGTGGCGCAGCTGGTGCCCAAGCCGTATCTGGGCCAGGCCAACGCGCTGGCGAACCTGGGACCGGGCATCGGCCAGCTGATCGCCCCGCTGGCCGGTGGGGCGCTGATCACCGCGCTGGGCCTGCCCGGAGTCGTGGTGGTGGACGTGCTGTCGCTGCTGGCCGGGTTCGCCACGCTGCTCGCGGTGCGGCTCCCGGACCGGCTGTTCCGGCGGCAGGAGGAGACGTTCACCAGGGCGATCGCGGGCGGCTGGCGCTTCCTGGTCCGGCGGCGACCGTTCCTGATCATGATCGGGTTCTTCGTGGTGGAGAACTACCTGGCCATGCTCGCCCTCGCGGTCACCGTGCCCACGGTGTACGCCTTCAGCGACGCCACCGGCGTCAGCGTCGTCACCGCCTGCAGCGGCCTCGGCGCGGGACTCGGCGCGCTGGCCATGGTGCTGTGGGGCGGCTCGCAGCGCCGCGCCCTCGGCATGGTCGGCTTCGTCTCCGGCGTCGGCCTCGGCGCGCTGCTGGTGGGCCTGCGCCCGTCGCTGGCGGTGGCCGCCGCCGGCAGCCTCGTCTGGTACGCGTCGCTGACCGTCCTCAACGCCCACTGGCTGGCTCTGATCCAGGTCAAGGTCGGCCTCGACCTGCAGGGCCGGGTCCTGGCCACCAACCAGATGCTCGCCGTCGCCATGACCCCGCTGGCGTTCCTCACCGCACCGCCACTGGCCGAAGCGGTCCAGCCGCTGCTGATGCCGGGCGGGGCGCTCGCCACGACGGTCGGACGGGTGGTCGGCGTGGGTGACGGCCGCGGCAACGCCCTCATCCTGATCGCCTGCGGGCTGGCCCTGGCGATCTGGGGCCTGCTCGGCCTGGCCTACCGGCCGCTGCGCCGGATGGAGGACGACCTGCCCGACGCCGTGACCGGCGCGGAGATCGCCGACAGCCTCGACGAGGTCCAGGCCGCCGCCGACCGCCTGGCGGCCGCGAGCGCACGCTGA